From a single Pseudalkalibacillus hwajinpoensis genomic region:
- the spoVT gene encoding stage V sporulation protein T, with amino-acid sequence MKATGIVRRIDDLGRVVIPKEIRRTLRIREGDPLEIFVDREGEVILKKYSPISELGDFAKEYAESLAEHSGHIALISDRDVFITAAGGSKKDYLNKSIGDAVEKAMNERKCLLNENKSELIEGVPVETGHVIAPIIANGDPIGTVILLAKDEAKVTELEQKLSETAAGFLARQMEH; translated from the coding sequence ATGAAAGCAACAGGTATCGTTCGTCGTATTGATGATTTGGGTCGTGTTGTCATTCCGAAAGAAATTCGCAGGACACTCAGGATTAGAGAAGGAGATCCCCTGGAGATTTTTGTTGATCGAGAAGGAGAAGTTATTCTGAAAAAGTATTCTCCTATTAGTGAGCTTGGTGATTTTGCAAAGGAATATGCTGAATCGCTTGCAGAACATTCAGGACATATCGCCTTAATATCTGATCGTGATGTTTTTATTACAGCTGCAGGGGGTTCAAAGAAAGATTATCTAAATAAAAGCATTGGTGATGCAGTAGAGAAAGCGATGAATGAGAGAAAATGCCTTTTAAATGAGAACAAATCTGAACTAATAGAAGGAGTACCTGTCGAAACCGGACATGTCATCGCCCCTATTATTGCGAATGGCGATCCAATCGGAACGGTGATCCTGCTTGCAAAAGATGAGGCAAAAGTGACCGAATTAGAACAAAAGCTTTCCGAAACAGCAGCTGGCTTTCTTGCCAGGCAAATGGAACACTAA
- a CDS encoding anti-sigma-F factor Fin family protein, which produces MAIHYVCRHCGAGIGKLNRTNISVQELGFQQLTQEERQSMIHYHHDGTIEVKAICEDCHEAMERTPSYHELDTFIQ; this is translated from the coding sequence ATGGCTATTCATTATGTATGTCGTCACTGCGGTGCGGGGATCGGTAAGCTGAACCGAACTAATATTTCAGTTCAGGAACTTGGTTTTCAACAGCTTACGCAGGAGGAGCGACAGTCCATGATTCACTATCATCACGATGGTACAATTGAAGTGAAAGCGATATGTGAAGACTGTCATGAAGCGATGGAACGAACACCGTCTTATCATGAGCTTGACACATTTATTCAGTAA
- a CDS encoding putative polysaccharide biosynthesis protein, which produces MKSNANQKGFWHGALLLTAVALFMKVLSVGYRIPYQNITGNLGFYVYQQIYPFYSIAIILATYGFPVVVSRLVSEQIVKNEVEKAEELSRYSFYVLTALGTAGFVVLYAGSPLLADLMEDPALQTPLRATAFSFLIMPGIASIRGYFQGQENMIPTAWSQVVEQSVRVVAILSISIGLVINGYGPYATGTGAAAGSIIGGLAAFLLLLVLRIRKNTTQKALFRTHLFRFLGVARRLLTEGVLICVSALVMVLFQLMDALTIVPGLTEYGLSSLDAKEMKGVFDRGQPLMQVGVVLATSLSLAIVPVISKATEEENIESIREKAGLSLKVSLVIGLSAAAGLFIIMKDTNRMLFTDASLSYTLSILAVAILFSSLAMTGAGILQGIGLARQAARYAGLGVLLKAFLNIILIPLIGINGAAYATVFGFITVASLIGAAVHRRVGLRKYPFRLKRTGFAVAMMSGSVLLLQLIIPTSSSRGAASLHALSGAALGVVVLSLSLIMLQVFTKPELMQLPKGEKVSMLHQKLRKGA; this is translated from the coding sequence ATGAAATCCAATGCAAATCAAAAGGGGTTCTGGCATGGCGCGCTTCTGCTCACTGCAGTAGCACTATTTATGAAGGTCTTGAGCGTAGGCTATAGAATTCCTTATCAAAATATAACCGGTAATCTTGGCTTTTATGTATATCAACAAATTTATCCCTTTTACTCCATCGCGATAATTCTCGCTACATATGGTTTTCCAGTTGTTGTATCAAGACTGGTCTCGGAACAAATTGTAAAGAATGAAGTTGAAAAAGCAGAAGAACTCTCGCGTTATAGCTTTTACGTTCTAACTGCACTCGGGACGGCAGGGTTTGTGGTTCTTTATGCAGGATCCCCGCTATTAGCAGATTTAATGGAAGATCCTGCACTGCAAACGCCTCTTCGCGCTACGGCATTTTCATTTTTAATTATGCCCGGAATCGCATCAATCAGAGGGTACTTCCAGGGTCAAGAGAATATGATTCCAACTGCCTGGTCTCAGGTAGTCGAACAGTCTGTTCGTGTCGTAGCCATTCTCTCTATTTCCATTGGCCTTGTTATAAACGGTTATGGTCCGTATGCGACGGGTACAGGTGCTGCAGCGGGATCGATCATCGGCGGGTTAGCTGCTTTCCTGCTACTCCTGGTGCTTCGCATAAGGAAAAACACGACGCAAAAAGCTTTATTTCGTACGCATCTTTTTCGGTTCCTTGGAGTCGCCCGCAGGCTATTAACAGAAGGGGTCCTTATTTGCGTTAGTGCACTGGTAATGGTCCTGTTCCAGCTTATGGATGCTTTAACGATAGTGCCGGGGTTAACGGAATACGGTTTATCTTCGCTTGATGCAAAAGAAATGAAAGGGGTTTTTGACCGCGGGCAGCCGCTCATGCAGGTCGGAGTTGTGCTTGCTACGTCATTGTCGCTTGCAATTGTGCCTGTGATTTCGAAAGCTACAGAAGAAGAAAACATCGAATCGATCCGTGAAAAAGCAGGACTGTCGCTTAAAGTCAGCCTCGTTATCGGACTGTCAGCTGCAGCAGGTCTTTTCATCATTATGAAGGACACGAATAGAATGCTTTTTACAGATGCCTCCCTATCGTATACCCTGAGCATTCTGGCTGTAGCCATTCTTTTTAGTTCCCTTGCTATGACAGGGGCAGGAATTTTACAGGGTATTGGTCTAGCGAGACAGGCTGCACGTTATGCAGGACTTGGTGTTTTGTTAAAGGCATTTCTGAATATTATCCTGATTCCGCTAATTGGTATTAACGGTGCAGCATATGCCACGGTGTTCGGCTTTATTACTGTAGCATCCTTAATTGGTGCAGCCGTCCATAGACGAGTGGGACTCAGAAAATATCCTTTTCGTTTAAAACGAACGGGATTTGCAGTGGCAATGATGTCCGGGTCCGTTCTATTACTACAACTGATCATTCCAACATCTTCTTCAAGGGGGGCAGCCAGCCTCCATGCGTTATCAGGTGCAGCGCTTGGTGTTGTGGTACTGAGTTTGTCTTTAATCATGCTGCAAGTATTTACAAAGCCGGAATTAATGCAACTACCTAAAGGTGAAAAGGTATCCATGTTGCATCAGAAATTAAGGAAAGGAGCATAA
- a CDS encoding RNA-binding S4 domain-containing protein yields the protein MRLDKFLKVSRLIKRRSIAKEICDKGRIEVNGNKAKAGTNVKPGDELVISFGHKKVTARVDELKETTKKDEAGNMFTIIKEEAAGQ from the coding sequence ATGAGGTTAGATAAATTTCTAAAAGTATCACGATTAATAAAGCGCCGTTCAATTGCAAAAGAAATTTGTGATAAAGGACGGATCGAAGTAAACGGCAATAAAGCAAAAGCAGGTACAAATGTGAAACCAGGTGATGAGCTAGTGATTTCATTTGGTCACAAGAAAGTAACAGCTCGTGTGGATGAACTCAAGGAAACCACAAAAAAAGACGAAGCGGGAAATATGTTTACGATAATAAAGGAAGAAGCAGCAGGACAATAA
- a CDS encoding S1 domain-containing RNA-binding protein, which translates to MAIEVGSKLQGKVTGITNFGAFVELPDGKTGLVHISEVADNYVKDINDFLTVGDQVEVKVIQVENDGKIGLSIKKAKDRPASERPQGRPQGRPQGGGRPQGGGGRPGGGGYKGKPRGSGRPPVESFEDKMSKFLKDSEDRLSTLKKQTESKRGGRGARRG; encoded by the coding sequence ATGGCAATCGAAGTAGGCAGCAAGTTACAGGGAAAGGTAACAGGTATTACAAATTTTGGCGCGTTTGTTGAACTGCCAGATGGTAAGACAGGTCTCGTTCACATTAGTGAAGTTGCAGACAACTATGTTAAGGACATAAATGATTTTCTAACAGTTGGCGATCAGGTTGAGGTTAAGGTCATCCAGGTTGAAAACGATGGTAAAATTGGGTTATCTATTAAGAAAGCAAAAGATCGGCCTGCATCTGAACGCCCTCAGGGTCGTCCTCAAGGTCGCCCTCAGGGTGGAGGCCGTCCTCAAGGAGGCGGTGGAAGACCTGGCGGTGGTGGTTACAAAGGGAAGCCTCGCGGAAGCGGACGTCCACCAGTAGAATCTTTTGAGGACAAAATGAGTAAGTTCCTAAAGGACAGTGAAGACCGCCTTTCAACTTTGAAGAAACAAACAGAGTCAAAACGAGGTGGTCGCGGCGCACGTCGCGGCTAG
- the yabP gene encoding sporulation protein YabP, which yields MDNYYEYGSYDKTASTPEHDLVMKARKSLEITGVKHVDSFDNEEFLLETSMGFLAIRGQHLKMKNLNVEQGRVSIEGKIFDLSYLDHHEGEKAKGFFSKLFK from the coding sequence ATGGATAATTATTATGAGTATGGTTCTTATGATAAAACTGCGAGCACACCTGAACATGACCTCGTTATGAAAGCACGTAAATCGCTTGAAATTACTGGAGTAAAGCATGTAGATAGCTTTGATAATGAAGAATTTCTACTTGAGACGTCCATGGGCTTTCTTGCAATACGAGGGCAGCATCTTAAGATGAAGAATTTGAACGTGGAGCAGGGACGCGTCTCAATCGAAGGAAAAATCTTTGATCTCAGTTACCTTGACCATCATGAAGGGGAAAAAGCTAAAGGCTTCTTTAGCAAGCTATTCAAATGA
- the mfd gene encoding transcription-repair coupling factor, whose translation MLGLREYFSKGDEFQSVFSGVREGLKEQLVAGMSGSARMLLMASLYHETKRPQLIITHNLYQAQKLYEDMSELVPADEVYLYPVNELISSEIAIASPELRGQRMEALNYWMKNKNGIVIAPISGVRRYLPPKAIWEKSQMTFTVGDDIPLDQTLATFVAMGYERVPMVSSPGEFSVRGGIIDIYPLTENNPIRIELFDTEVDSIRFFNIESQRSANKTERITIGPADEVVLFPEHYEKGAQRLQEELQVSLKKVKDQKAKEAMHQNITYEIDQLKNKQSFQGVIKYMDFYYDQPASLLDYLPEDGLVVFDEVSRIQEMSTDLDKEEAEWQTALLKQGEIVSSVSLSRSYDTLFSKPVHSTIYLSIFLRHVPYTNPQNIVNVSSKAMQNFHGQMKVLSTEIERWKKSGMAIVFLAASEERRKRLERVLEDYEINTMMVEQDTPISHQQPQILIGSLNGGFELPMQKLAVLTEAEVFTKQSKKPRRSQKMSNAERIKSYSELKVGDYIVHVNHGIGKYLGIRTLEVSGIHKDYLYVSYAGNDNLYVPVEQIDQVMKYVGSEGKEPKLYKLGGTEWKKVKRKVQSSVEDIADDLIKLYAEREASVGHSFEKDTEEQREFEAAFPYQETDDQLRAIQEIKEDMEKSRPMDRLLCGDVGYGKTEVSIRAAFKAIMDGKQVAFLVPTTILAQQHFATIQERFADHPINIGLLSRFRSRKEQNETLKGLKNGTVDIVIGTHRLLSKDVTYSQLGLLIVDEEQRFGVTHKEKIKKLKANVDVLTLTATPIPRTLHMSMLGVRDLSVIETPPENRFPVQTYVVEYSGTLVREAIERELARGGQVYFLYNRVESIEYMTDQIRTLVPEARVTYAHGQMSETELEAVMIDFLDGSYDVLVSTTIIETGVDIPNVNTLLVYDGDKMGLSQLYQLRGRVGRSNRVAYAYITYQRDKVLTEVAEKRLQAIKEFTELGSGFKIAMRDLSIRGAGNLLGAEQHGFIDSVGFDLYSQMLKDAIEVRKGDGPKEAAFSVEIDLEVDAYIPGTYINDEKQKIDMYKRFRSIESLKDIMDLQDEMMDRFGDFPEEVEYLFQVSRMKEIAKDVKVEKVGRSKKDIQLLFHESAREAIGGETIFDVANEFGNKLALGADGNKVKVTVKGRGLETKAHLQLVEKVLKKVKQAMKQPINAK comes from the coding sequence ATGTTAGGCTTAAGAGAATATTTCAGTAAAGGCGATGAATTTCAGTCCGTCTTTTCAGGTGTGAGGGAGGGCCTTAAAGAGCAGCTGGTGGCAGGTATGTCTGGTTCTGCGCGCATGCTTCTCATGGCATCCCTTTACCATGAAACAAAGCGCCCACAGCTGATCATCACCCACAATTTGTATCAAGCACAGAAACTTTATGAAGACATGAGTGAACTTGTCCCTGCAGATGAAGTTTATTTGTATCCCGTTAATGAATTAATTTCCTCTGAAATTGCGATTGCAAGTCCCGAACTAAGGGGTCAGAGGATGGAAGCATTAAACTATTGGATGAAAAACAAGAATGGTATCGTCATTGCACCGATATCAGGAGTGAGACGGTATCTTCCGCCGAAAGCGATCTGGGAAAAAAGCCAGATGACCTTTACGGTTGGGGATGACATTCCACTCGACCAAACTTTGGCAACCTTTGTAGCGATGGGGTATGAACGTGTTCCAATGGTATCCTCTCCCGGGGAATTTAGCGTGCGCGGTGGAATCATTGATATTTATCCTTTAACTGAGAATAATCCAATTCGAATTGAATTGTTTGATACGGAAGTTGATTCCATCCGGTTCTTCAATATTGAATCGCAACGGTCAGCGAATAAAACAGAGCGAATTACAATCGGTCCAGCAGATGAAGTAGTGTTGTTCCCTGAACACTACGAGAAAGGTGCACAGCGACTCCAGGAAGAATTACAGGTGTCATTGAAAAAAGTAAAGGATCAAAAAGCGAAAGAAGCCATGCATCAGAACATTACGTATGAGATTGATCAGTTGAAAAATAAACAAAGTTTTCAGGGTGTCATTAAGTACATGGACTTTTACTATGATCAACCTGCAAGTTTGCTAGATTATCTCCCTGAAGATGGACTAGTCGTTTTTGATGAAGTGAGCCGAATTCAAGAAATGTCGACAGATCTGGATAAGGAAGAAGCAGAATGGCAGACAGCTCTTCTGAAACAAGGAGAGATTGTATCATCTGTTTCCCTATCGAGATCTTATGATACGTTATTTTCAAAACCTGTTCATTCGACCATTTATCTCTCAATCTTTTTGCGACATGTTCCTTATACAAATCCACAAAACATCGTCAATGTATCAAGCAAGGCGATGCAGAATTTTCATGGTCAAATGAAGGTTCTGAGTACTGAAATTGAACGGTGGAAGAAAAGTGGCATGGCCATCGTCTTCCTTGCAGCTTCCGAAGAACGCCGCAAGCGACTTGAGCGTGTTCTTGAAGATTATGAGATTAACACCATGATGGTAGAACAAGATACACCAATATCGCATCAGCAGCCGCAAATTTTAATTGGTAGTTTAAATGGTGGATTTGAGCTTCCGATGCAGAAACTTGCTGTATTGACAGAGGCTGAAGTATTTACAAAGCAATCGAAAAAGCCTCGTCGTTCACAAAAAATGTCTAACGCAGAACGAATTAAAAGCTACTCGGAGTTAAAAGTTGGCGACTATATTGTTCACGTGAACCATGGAATTGGTAAGTATCTCGGTATTCGTACTCTTGAAGTAAGTGGTATTCATAAAGATTATCTCTATGTAAGCTACGCTGGCAACGATAATTTATATGTGCCAGTTGAACAAATCGACCAGGTCATGAAGTATGTTGGTTCTGAAGGGAAAGAACCGAAGCTTTATAAACTTGGAGGAACGGAATGGAAGAAAGTTAAGCGTAAAGTTCAATCATCGGTAGAAGATATTGCCGATGATTTAATCAAGCTTTATGCCGAACGAGAGGCTAGTGTTGGTCATAGCTTTGAGAAGGATACAGAAGAGCAAAGGGAGTTTGAAGCGGCATTCCCTTATCAGGAGACCGACGATCAGTTGAGAGCCATTCAAGAAATTAAAGAAGATATGGAGAAATCCCGCCCAATGGATCGCTTGCTTTGTGGAGATGTGGGCTACGGAAAAACGGAAGTTAGTATCCGTGCGGCCTTTAAAGCGATTATGGATGGAAAACAGGTAGCGTTTCTTGTGCCTACGACAATTCTTGCTCAACAGCATTTTGCTACAATCCAGGAGCGCTTTGCTGATCATCCAATTAACATTGGCCTGTTGAGCCGTTTCCGTTCACGGAAAGAGCAAAATGAAACGCTCAAAGGCTTGAAGAATGGGACGGTTGATATCGTCATCGGTACTCATAGACTTCTCTCAAAGGATGTGACGTACAGTCAGCTCGGGTTACTTATTGTCGATGAGGAACAGCGTTTTGGTGTAACTCATAAGGAAAAGATCAAGAAGTTAAAAGCAAATGTCGATGTTCTAACCCTGACAGCCACACCAATTCCAAGGACGCTTCACATGTCGATGTTGGGAGTTCGCGATCTATCAGTTATTGAAACACCACCGGAGAATCGCTTTCCGGTGCAAACATACGTAGTTGAGTACAGCGGCACGCTTGTAAGAGAGGCTATTGAGCGGGAGCTTGCGCGGGGCGGCCAGGTGTATTTCCTATACAACCGAGTTGAATCGATTGAATACATGACGGATCAAATTCGAACGCTCGTACCTGAAGCAAGGGTTACCTATGCCCATGGCCAAATGAGTGAAACAGAACTTGAAGCTGTGATGATCGACTTTCTTGATGGAAGCTACGACGTTCTTGTTAGTACGACTATTATTGAAACAGGCGTCGATATTCCAAACGTGAACACTTTGCTTGTATATGATGGAGATAAAATGGGACTATCCCAACTTTATCAGCTCAGGGGACGTGTTGGACGCTCGAACCGTGTTGCATATGCGTACATTACGTACCAACGGGATAAAGTACTAACAGAAGTAGCTGAGAAGCGACTTCAGGCAATCAAGGAATTTACTGAGCTCGGTTCAGGCTTTAAAATTGCAATGCGTGATCTTTCCATCAGGGGTGCTGGTAACTTGCTTGGTGCTGAGCAACACGGCTTTATCGATTCAGTTGGGTTTGATCTTTATTCCCAGATGCTTAAAGATGCGATTGAAGTGCGTAAGGGTGACGGGCCTAAGGAAGCCGCGTTTAGCGTAGAAATTGATCTAGAAGTCGATGCTTACATTCCGGGTACGTATATCAATGACGAGAAGCAGAAAATAGATATGTACAAACGCTTCCGTTCGATTGAATCACTTAAAGATATTATGGACTTACAGGACGAAATGATGGATCGATTTGGTGACTTCCCTGAAGAAGTGGAGTATCTGTTCCAGGTTTCTCGTATGAAAGAAATTGCCAAAGACGTAAAGGTAGAAAAAGTAGGTCGAAGTAAAAAAGACATTCAACTGCTTTTCCACGAATCTGCACGTGAAGCAATAGGCGGCGAAACCATTTTCGATGTCGCTAATGAATTTGGTAATAAGTTAGCACTCGGTGCTGATGGTAATAAAGTGAAGGTAACGGTTAAAGGAAGAGGCCTTGAAACAAAGGCACATCTTCAACTCGTTGAAAAGGTTTTAAAGAAAGTTAAGCAGGCAATGAAGCAGCCAATCAATGCGAAATAA
- the yabQ gene encoding spore cortex biosynthesis protein YabQ, producing MTLTVQFYTMIAMVAMGVWLGIAMDTYSRFLHPDRSKSLWLYANDLVFWLLQGLLIFYVLYLVNEGALRFYVFLALLCGYAAYRALFQQLYRNTLERIILIGITFIRFVRSLFTYLVYKPIQFILKLLFSLCMMVVSIGTTIFWFIIKLFWVPIKWMIMLLWKLIPHPLQRVLIKTAGIADKIKNYIYHWFTQIRK from the coding sequence ATGACGTTGACGGTGCAATTTTATACGATGATTGCCATGGTGGCTATGGGGGTGTGGCTTGGTATAGCCATGGATACCTATAGCCGTTTTCTTCATCCTGATAGAAGCAAAAGCCTATGGCTATACGCGAATGACCTTGTTTTCTGGCTGCTTCAAGGACTTCTTATTTTTTACGTGTTGTATCTCGTAAATGAAGGCGCACTTCGATTTTATGTCTTTTTGGCCTTATTATGTGGATATGCTGCTTATCGAGCACTATTTCAACAGTTATACCGCAACACTCTTGAACGAATTATTCTAATAGGAATCACGTTCATTCGTTTTGTTCGATCCCTATTCACTTACCTTGTTTATAAACCGATTCAGTTCATATTGAAACTTTTATTTAGCTTATGTATGATGGTAGTGAGCATCGGTACAACCATATTCTGGTTTATCATCAAGCTATTTTGGGTACCGATTAAGTGGATGATCATGTTATTGTGGAAATTAATTCCCCACCCGCTTCAGAGAGTCCTAATAAAAACAGCAGGAATTGCCGATAAAATAAAGAACTACATATACCATTGGTTTACCCAAATAAGAAAGTGA
- the mazG gene encoding nucleoside triphosphate pyrophosphohydrolase → MKHAITIVGTGAGDLSQLSLGSYRTLHSAERLFVRTMDHPVLRELRKDGLKMTAFDDVYENKESFEDTYRTIVDRLFQEADKGSIVYAVPGHPMMAEATVQLLLEEQEKHGINVKIAGGQSFLDALFTAVRIDPIEGCQILDATRFTKSEVQVRNHLIFVQVYDQFTASTVKLTLMELLPDDYEVTVVQAAGSSDEVITTVPLFELDRSIEVNNLTAVYVPPVKEDKLLYKDFGWLRQVVATLRGPNGCPWDKKQTHTSLKKYLIEESYEVIEAIDEEDEEQLADELGDVLLQVMLHAQIGEDEGMFTVDDVIQNLNDKLIRRHPHVFGEEKVQTAEEVAVVWNRVKEQEKESMPSQFDQITKGLPGLLRANEIQKSAAKVGFDWDEEEPIWGKIQEELSEFKEAIYEKAFDDQEDELGDLLFAIVNLARFYKIDPEVAIHRTNHKFVARFQYIEKRVKEKGLELENLSLEELDQYWNEAKQIGIK, encoded by the coding sequence ATGAAACATGCAATTACGATTGTGGGAACTGGCGCTGGTGACTTGAGTCAGCTTTCTCTCGGAAGCTATCGAACGCTCCATTCTGCAGAAAGGCTTTTTGTCAGAACGATGGATCACCCAGTGCTAAGGGAACTGCGTAAAGATGGTCTGAAGATGACTGCATTTGATGATGTGTACGAGAATAAAGAATCATTTGAAGATACATATCGTACAATCGTCGACCGTCTCTTTCAGGAGGCCGATAAAGGTTCAATCGTTTATGCAGTCCCTGGTCATCCCATGATGGCTGAAGCAACGGTTCAGCTCTTACTTGAAGAGCAGGAAAAGCACGGGATTAATGTTAAGATAGCGGGAGGACAGAGCTTTCTTGATGCGCTATTTACTGCTGTTCGAATCGATCCAATCGAAGGGTGTCAGATCCTCGATGCGACGCGATTTACTAAGTCTGAAGTGCAGGTGCGAAATCACCTTATTTTTGTTCAGGTGTATGATCAATTTACTGCTTCCACGGTTAAGTTAACGTTAATGGAGCTCCTTCCGGACGACTATGAGGTAACTGTGGTTCAGGCTGCAGGTAGTAGCGATGAAGTTATTACTACTGTGCCATTGTTCGAGCTAGATCGATCAATTGAAGTAAATAATTTAACAGCCGTTTATGTTCCACCTGTGAAAGAGGATAAACTCCTTTATAAAGACTTTGGATGGTTAAGGCAAGTTGTGGCAACATTACGTGGCCCGAACGGGTGTCCCTGGGATAAGAAGCAAACCCATACTTCGCTTAAGAAATACCTAATTGAAGAATCCTATGAGGTCATTGAAGCGATTGATGAAGAGGACGAAGAGCAACTGGCTGACGAGCTTGGAGATGTCCTGTTACAAGTGATGCTGCATGCCCAAATCGGAGAAGATGAGGGAATGTTCACTGTTGATGATGTTATTCAAAATTTAAACGATAAGCTAATTAGACGTCACCCGCACGTCTTCGGGGAGGAAAAGGTTCAAACCGCCGAGGAGGTAGCCGTGGTATGGAACCGCGTAAAAGAGCAGGAGAAAGAATCAATGCCTTCCCAGTTTGATCAGATAACGAAAGGACTGCCTGGATTGCTGCGTGCGAATGAGATTCAAAAATCTGCTGCTAAAGTAGGGTTTGATTGGGATGAGGAAGAGCCAATCTGGGGGAAAATTCAGGAAGAATTAAGTGAGTTTAAAGAAGCCATTTACGAGAAAGCATTCGATGATCAAGAAGATGAGCTTGGGGATTTACTGTTTGCGATCGTAAATCTGGCACGCTTTTATAAAATTGACCCTGAAGTTGCCATTCATAGAACAAATCATAAATTTGTCGCACGTTTCCAATATATTGAGAAACGGGTAAAGGAGAAAGGGCTTGAATTGGAGAATTTATCTCTTGAAGAGCTTGACCAATATTGGAATGAAGCGAAGCAAATAGGAATTAAGTAA
- the pth gene encoding aminoacyl-tRNA hydrolase has translation MKLIVGLGNPGKKFEHTRHNVGFMAIDQLSKEMGISLDQKKFQGIYGKGIVNGETVYLLKPQTFMNLSGESVCSLMEYFNIEVEDLLVIYDDLDLPTGKVRLRQKGSAGGHNGMKSIITHVHTQDFKRVRIGIDRSARNSVIDYVLKPFTKEELEPIQDAIERTVKACEAWTTDSFPEVMNQYNA, from the coding sequence TTGAAATTAATTGTAGGTCTCGGAAATCCGGGAAAGAAATTTGAACATACAAGACATAATGTAGGATTTATGGCAATTGACCAGTTATCGAAAGAAATGGGTATTTCTCTTGATCAAAAGAAATTTCAGGGGATCTATGGAAAGGGGATTGTAAACGGGGAAACTGTTTATTTATTAAAACCACAAACGTTTATGAATCTGTCAGGTGAATCAGTATGTTCTCTAATGGAATATTTCAATATTGAAGTAGAAGACTTGCTTGTTATTTATGACGATTTGGATCTGCCTACTGGTAAAGTAAGGCTTAGGCAAAAAGGAAGTGCAGGTGGACACAATGGGATGAAATCCATCATAACGCATGTTCATACCCAGGATTTTAAACGAGTAAGGATAGGTATTGACCGTTCTGCCCGAAACTCAGTGATCGACTATGTGTTAAAGCCTTTTACGAAGGAAGAGCTTGAGCCAATTCAAGATGCCATTGAACGGACAGTTAAAGCTTGTGAAGCCTGGACGACAGACTCCTTCCCTGAAGTGATGAATCAGTATAACGCTTGA
- a CDS encoding FtsB family cell division protein: MVTANKHKPKVTEVHSDYHQEKQLQSKVRERRRRGLVRRLTAFAVAALAIAILFISVFTSQAATIEEKNIQQKQAEEELVRLEEQEKYLKEEIEKLNNLDYIGELARRDYFMSKPGETIFKLPSSSN; this comes from the coding sequence TTGGTTACTGCGAATAAGCACAAGCCTAAAGTAACAGAAGTTCATTCGGATTATCATCAAGAGAAACAGCTCCAAAGTAAAGTTAGGGAACGTAGACGGAGAGGTCTGGTTCGTCGCCTGACTGCATTCGCGGTGGCTGCTTTAGCCATAGCTATTCTATTTATCTCCGTGTTCACTTCACAGGCAGCAACGATCGAAGAAAAAAACATACAGCAAAAGCAGGCTGAAGAAGAATTAGTGCGACTTGAAGAACAGGAAAAATATCTAAAGGAAGAAATTGAGAAATTAAATAATTTAGATTACATCGGTGAATTGGCACGGAGAGACTACTTTATGTCTAAACCCGGGGAGACAATCTTTAAGCTTCCTTCTTCCTCAAATTGA